The Lutibacter sp. Hel_I_33_5 genome has a window encoding:
- the ubiE gene encoding bifunctional demethylmenaquinone methyltransferase/2-methoxy-6-polyprenyl-1,4-benzoquinol methylase UbiE, translating to MDKVVKPYKDSELGKKEQVAKMFDTISKNYDGLNRVISLGIDVSWRKKVVKIVGEKNPKQILDIATGTGDLAIMMASLHPDKITGLDISAGMLEVGKQKVAKENLSEKIELIVGDSEDMPFNDNTFDAITVSFGVRNFANLDKGLQEIKRVLKPTGVLVILETSNPTKFPFKQGYKFYTNFILPIIGKIFSKDKVAYSYLSESANHFPFGKAFNNILQKNGFTNTEDNPVTFGVATIYKASE from the coding sequence ATGGATAAAGTTGTAAAACCATATAAAGATTCTGAACTAGGGAAGAAAGAACAGGTAGCAAAAATGTTTGATACCATTTCTAAGAATTACGATGGACTAAATCGTGTAATTTCTTTAGGTATTGATGTTTCCTGGAGAAAAAAAGTAGTTAAAATTGTTGGAGAAAAGAATCCAAAACAGATTTTAGATATCGCTACAGGTACTGGAGATTTAGCTATTATGATGGCTTCTTTACATCCTGATAAAATTACTGGATTAGATATTTCTGCAGGAATGCTTGAAGTAGGAAAACAAAAAGTTGCAAAAGAAAATTTATCTGAAAAAATAGAACTTATTGTTGGAGATTCTGAAGACATGCCTTTTAACGACAATACTTTTGATGCAATTACAGTTTCTTTCGGAGTACGTAATTTTGCCAATTTAGATAAAGGATTACAGGAAATAAAACGTGTATTAAAACCGACAGGTGTTTTGGTTATTTTAGAGACATCTAACCCAACAAAATTTCCTTTTAAACAAGGGTATAAATTTTACACTAATTTTATCTTACCGATTATCGGAAAAATCTTTTCTAAAGATAAAGTTGCCTATTCTTATTTATCAGAATCTGCAAATCATTTTCCGTTTGGAAAAGCTTTCAACAATATTTTGCAAAAAAATGGGTTTACAAATACAGAAGACAATCCAGTAACTTTTGGAGTTGCTACTATTTACAAAGCTTCTGAATAA
- a CDS encoding porin family protein — MSKKLVVFGIIFLMISSAFAQRIDYLPSFDKRKLHYGFYLGINQNDFKVDLQPSTITNANILVEDQTGFNVGLIADLRLHKNINLRFEPGLVSNSKKIYFNHLTTKRDSVREAGSTFLHMPILFKFSTNRLDNVRPYLLAGVAYDYNFSSNQKNPDDNSSGEFRMKTHNFMYEVGIGIDIYLYYFKFSPSIRGVFAINNELTYDNDINSKWTSPIKYLGTRGVFLNFAFE, encoded by the coding sequence ATGAGTAAAAAACTTGTTGTTTTTGGTATTATCTTTCTAATGATTTCCAGTGCTTTTGCACAAAGAATTGACTATTTACCTAGTTTTGATAAAAGAAAACTACACTATGGTTTTTATTTAGGTATAAATCAAAATGATTTTAAAGTAGATTTACAACCGAGTACGATTACTAATGCCAATATTTTGGTAGAAGATCAAACAGGTTTTAATGTTGGTTTAATTGCAGATTTACGCTTGCATAAAAACATAAACTTACGCTTTGAACCAGGCTTAGTAAGTAACTCTAAAAAAATCTATTTCAATCATTTAACTACAAAACGAGACAGCGTTAGAGAAGCGGGCTCTACCTTTTTACACATGCCTATACTATTTAAGTTTAGCACCAATAGATTGGATAATGTTAGACCCTATTTATTAGCTGGTGTTGCTTATGATTATAATTTTTCTAGTAATCAAAAGAACCCAGATGATAACTCATCTGGAGAATTTAGAATGAAGACTCATAATTTTATGTACGAAGTAGGTATAGGTATAGATATTTACCTCTATTATTTCAAATTTTCCCCATCTATTAGAGGTGTTTTTGCAATTAATAATGAGTTAACTTACGATAACGATATTAATAGTAAATGGACTTCACCTATAAAATATTTAGGCACTAGAGGTGTATTTTTAAATTTTGCTTTCGAGTAA
- a CDS encoding NifU family protein, with protein METIKINIEQTTNETIIKFVSNQILINGGSYEFNNVDEAKNSVLAQQLFYLPFVKKIFITANFIAIQRFDIVEWSDVQEEVKEQIKNYLQSGETIIKEERASKKEAIEVYAEVTPNPAVMKFGTNKALTQTDVEFKNIDEASKSSPLAQALYNFPFVKEIFISENYISITKFDMVEWNDIYQEVRTFIRAYLQEGKTIIAELLKAEAQNSTVIVQENLSETSEKIISILDEYIKPAVASDGGNIAFQSYDEESKQVKVVLQGACSGCPSSTITLKNGIETMLKEMLPNQINEVVAING; from the coding sequence AACAATTAAAATAAACATAGAACAAACTACTAACGAAACCATTATAAAGTTTGTGAGTAATCAAATTTTGATAAATGGTGGTAGTTATGAATTTAATAATGTTGACGAAGCTAAAAACTCTGTTTTAGCACAACAATTGTTTTATTTACCTTTTGTAAAAAAGATATTTATTACTGCAAATTTTATTGCAATTCAGCGATTTGATATCGTTGAGTGGAGTGATGTTCAAGAAGAAGTAAAAGAACAAATAAAAAACTATTTACAATCTGGCGAAACCATAATAAAAGAAGAAAGAGCTTCTAAAAAAGAAGCGATTGAAGTATATGCAGAAGTGACTCCAAATCCTGCTGTGATGAAATTTGGGACGAATAAAGCACTAACACAAACAGATGTTGAGTTTAAAAATATTGATGAAGCAAGTAAATCTTCACCTTTAGCACAAGCATTATATAATTTTCCGTTTGTAAAAGAGATCTTTATTTCAGAAAACTATATTTCTATCACCAAGTTTGATATGGTAGAATGGAATGATATTTACCAAGAAGTAAGAACATTTATTAGAGCCTATTTACAAGAAGGCAAAACTATTATTGCAGAACTTCTTAAAGCAGAAGCTCAAAACAGTACAGTAATTGTTCAAGAAAATTTGTCTGAAACTTCAGAAAAAATAATTTCAATTTTAGATGAATATATAAAACCTGCTGTTGCTTCAGATGGTGGAAATATTGCTTTTCAATCGTATGATGAAGAATCTAAACAAGTAAAAGTAGTTTTACAAGGTGCTTGTAGTGGTTGTCCATCATCTACAATTACATTAAAAAATGGTATAGAAACCATGTTAAAAGAAATGTTACCGAATCAAATTAACGAAGTTGTAGCCATTAATGGATAA